The Entelurus aequoreus isolate RoL-2023_Sb linkage group LG03, RoL_Eaeq_v1.1, whole genome shotgun sequence genome contains the following window.
aacatatataagtcgcactgtagtataagtcgcattttttgggaaaatgtatttgataaaactcaacaccaagaatagacatttgaaaggcaatttaaaataaataaagaatagtgaacaacaggctgaataagtgtacgttatatgaggcataaataaccaactgagaacgtgcctggtatgttaacgtaacatattatggtaagagtcattcaaataactataacatatagaacattgctatacgtttaccaaacaatctgtcactcctaatcgctaaatcccatgaaatcttatacgtctagtcgcttacgtgaatgagctaaataatattatttgatattttacggtaatgttttaataatttcacacataagtcgctcctgagtataagtcgcacccccggccaaactatgaaaaaaactgcgacttatagtccgaaaaatacggtaatagcgcCCCCCTGCTGCACCGATATGCAATTTGCAAAGACATTTTTGCGTGGACCTTGTTTTCTGACCTGGTTAGCGTAATGCTTTGGCAGCTTTCGTCTCTCAATCTCCATCTCCTCTTCATCTGCTTTGACATCTTGCTCGCCTTTCCCCTCCTTCTCCTGCTGCTGGTTCTCCATGTCCTGCTCCCCATCGCTGTCCGAGCCCGCCCAGTCGCCGTTGGCCAGTCGCCGCACATGATTGACGTAGTTTAATCTTTTGCTGAGAttgattaaaacaaacaaacaaacaaaaaaaacactttacattgtgtTGACGTTTTCACATGAAATACATGAATTGAGAGTTTGTACATTTTCTGCAGTTCAAGGAAGCGCCGGCGCCGCTCACTTTGCTCCAACACGCTGTACTTGCGCTTGTACTGGGACAGACGAGGGTGCGGGGCGGCCGTACTGTTGGGCTCCTTGGACACAGCGAAGCTGGCCGAGAGGGCTCGGGTCAGGTCATCCATGGGGAGTCTGGGAGTCAACACATACAAGGACTTATCATACAGTAAGATAAAACTACTGTACAACCTCTGAACTGGAATGTCCCTGAAGCTGTACAGTTTGCAATAAAATACCTCTCTACAtcctaggacaggggtgtcaaacttgttttcattaaaggccacattgcagtaatggctgccttcagagggccacttttttcaaattaaatacaattatgcatgcgggcaataacctgtgattaatcaaaattcaaatgtatctgattttttttttaaatacataatttGACAGCATTGATATAAATGTGTACCAGCAATCACTTCATATTATTACATACGTAAAAGTGACAAGCAAATATTCAACGGTTTATTTTTACTAacctatttttgtaatacactatataataatgtaatatttggcatTATTTGATAATAACGTTTAAAAAGATAcgcattttttcctgtcaaaatctaaataattattttcatttagtaaaaaaatgaagtattttatcaacacacattttttcaaggctttcgcgggcctcatacaatgatgtggcgggccagatctggtccccgggccttgagtttgacacctatgtCCTAGGCTGTGCAGTACAATATGGCTGCATGGCAGAAATGCTGCAAGTTCACGGAACGAAATGTTAGTTTGCAGCATTTCACTCAGTCGTTCACCACATTTGCACAGGGctaggcgataaaacgatatcaggaCATATCGCAATAGACAagtaataaaaaatgtgttcgataaaacgtTCAATTTTTTGTTCTTCTATGCCGGAAGAAACAGGAatttgcaaagcaaggttggttgcatgaacaagggCACTCGGATCGGTGGGAGTGACAcattaacagccaatcaggtaacggtataaatcagagctgggcaaaattttgagaaaaaaaaatgtgttggggCGGCcaatgtgtctgtgtgtataaattatacagTATGTAGatatttagctgtaaaaacctgctgtacagtatgtgtttgggtcccttttttttcaggaacactaataccaaaagtcaaaaTGTCCGTCCGATACAATTCTAAAAACaggccatctaaaaaaaaaaaccgaatggaattttacagtttttttactgaatgggacacacaaaatgtacatgaaaataaagaaagtgggattaaaaatattaactatgaacaataaaacactgaaaattaacaacatatgaatgtcgctcctcttttacttctcagaccagctcctccacagacatcttttacaatcaggcaaaacacaacaaacggcaaaatatgaacgcaaagggtaataaacacctacaatatgatatattatcacgtaaaaacaCACACGTTTTGGACTGgatgctctgaaaacaaaccccgcccactctggtttgttcctggtctgagctgctgtgacgtagatgaccgtaataactcgtataacactcaaaagcgcggATTTCAAccaattgaaatactttctatagtgcaagacttacggtaatttaaaaacagcactgcacatcataatggcggctacagttttggtGTTAAAGGTCGGAAAAAATTATATAGAACGTCTgtcgggccgcatgtggcccgcgggccgtattttgcccaggtctggtataaactatcaggtttggttgcgccatcttgttgtcttgcagttgattctttgcatggagtgaaaagagaaagtcacaatgagtgctgcagagagcaaatAAATTGTAGATAAAACAGCAAAAGtcaacagtatggcagtttttaatttaaaaaaaaaacggacacGCTCTCTATTTTCTTTTCAACCCTCGTCCATTCCCTATTCAAGTATAcagaaacaacaggtaggaaataaagtgcaggactgtatgaataaaattaattacaaaatataacaaatgcgCAACTCTATAATATTAGTAACTTGGTCCAATAAttttaccataccaactttatttataaagccctttaaaaccaACCACAGTAGATAATAATTACCGCATAACATAAATTCCTTTCCATACTTCAATAAGActaacagaccaaattaaatgttgcacagccgtaacttcctggcactaaacctgcagaaaatagtgatTCTCAGgtgtctctatgtttacattctcacactttgcactattttgttacactttactaagcatttcttacatattccttatctttgcaccttcattttaagaggttattggtaaatgtttaatgtgattttataattctgtttacattgagtgttttccatactTGTGTTGacttttcctttcctttctgccttgatagctgaggggattatattcagaagaaggttacatttgaaatacaaTTGTTAACATTTAATTGATTTTTCTCCTGGTCGATATTTTCCAAAAGTCATAAAAATATAgataattatcgatattgaccaatataaaacacttatatagtactacagttttcagccatatcacccAACCCTTTGTTGTagcatttttcttttgcatttgaattttgatcCTGGAACATTTACATGATTGCAGTATTTTTAATTTGCAGTCTTTCCATTGTCCATCTGTTTTCTGGTGTTCGGTGTAAATGTTGGATCATTTCTGCGTGAGGAGCATTTGGACGTGGCTGCGCACTGACCCTTGTCGGCCACCGTAGTATacattatttttacacttgaGGGCTTATAAGATAACTTTTGTTGGCCAGCCTTTCACCTTGCccaggccgtattttgcccaggtctgctataaacCATCAGGTTTGGTTGCGTCATTTTGTTGTcttgcggttgattctttgcaagtatacagaaacaacaggtaggaactgaagtgcaggactgtatgaataaaattaattacaaaatataacaaatgcgCTACTTTAAAATATTAGTAATTTGGTCCAATAATTTTACCATactaactttatttgtatagccctttaAAACCAACCACAGTAGATAATAATTACCGCATAACATAAATCCCTTTCCATACTTCAATAAGActaacagaccaaattaaatgttgcacagccgtaacttcctggcactaaacctgcagaaaatagttcttctcgggTGTCTCCATGTTTACGttctcacactttgcactattttgttacactttattaagcatttcttacatattccttatctttgcaccttcattttaagaggttattggtaaatgtttaatgtgattttataattctgtttacattgagtgttttccatgcttgtgttgacatttcctttcctttctgccttgatagctgaggggattatattcAGAAGACGGTTACATTTGAAATTCAATTGTTaacatttaaatttatttttctcCTAGTCATTATTTCCCAAAAGTCATAAAAATATCGATAATTACTGATATTGACCGATATGAAACGCATATCtactactactcagtggcctagtggtttagagcagtggttcttaacctgggttcgatgtaatcctaggggttcagtgagtcggcctcaggggttcggcggagcctccgctgcggaggtcaaaacacacccaatTACCCaattcatcgtgtaaataaaaacttctccctatcggcgtattatggatacccccaaacaatgttccctctaattttccatctgatttgcaggtgtgtaatttcttGTGAGTTCATGTGTTggcgttgttctttgaacaaggtgatgttcatgcacggaccATTTTATGcgccaataaaaaaaattaactttgtcttgaatttgaattttttttttccactaaagaagggttcggtgaatgagcctatgaaattggtggggttcggtacctcaaataaggttaagaaccactgggttagagtgtgtgtcctgagatcggtaggttgtgagttcaaaccccggctgagtcataccaaagattataaaaatgggacccattacctccctgcttggcactcagcatcaagggttggaattgggggttaaatcgccaaaaatgattcccgggcgctgccaccgctgctgctcactactcccctcacctccaaggaggtgatcaagggtgatggccgGGTCGCAGTGtgtctgtgacaatcattggtaactttttaacttttatatcgtactacagttttcagccatatcgctctACCCTTTTTTGTAgcatttttattttgcatttgGATTTTGATCCTGGAACACTTACGTGATTGCAGTATTTTTTAATTTGCAGCCTGTTTTCTGGTGCTCGGTGTGAATGTTGGATCATTTCTGGGTGAGGATCATTTGGACGTGGCTGCGCACTGACCCTTGTCGGCCACCGTAGTATACATTCTTTTTACACTTAGGTTTATAAGATAACTTTTGTTGGTCAGCATTTTCCCTTACAATTAAATGTATAATCTAAACAAATTAGCCATGATGCAACAAGAGCATTTTCTCAAGTTTGACAGTAATTCCACAAACATTGAAGGAATCGTTTGAAGACAAAATCAACTCAATGAGCTTGCTGCCATTAAGCTAGCTATTTATCACATTAGCTGCGGTGCTGTTAGCAATTCGGCTAACGCTGCTAGCACGCTGTGGGCCAACCAGTCGCTAACCGCGTATACGATTCTACCCCCCTGCCGCGAAACTGAACAGTTCAACGCCATTATATGTGACGAACTGATCCCCATATAGTCACCTATGACGTGATAAATAGCGAATATTAAAACTTAACTGTTACCTTGGACATCGAGGGAGATGAAGGCAGCTCTGACGTCACACATGCCCCCACTTCCAAATACTGTGTGACTTTATGTTGTTGGCCGACCAGCCGGAAACTATCCCGGAGTTTTGGTAAGCGCTGTGTTACATGAGCAAATGTAATGGAGGACAAAACACACTttgaaaaataatattatttttcatATTCTCTATATTTCCATTTAATAGGATGGCAAACCGAAGACTGCCATTtctatacattttattttgtcaaaaggtttaaaaaaaagattaaaaagaaAGTTGTGTGTCAACTGTGTTAGCTTTAtcgacatttcagctttttctcacaaCATTTCActgtttagctttttttttttttttttaataacttttactGTTTTATAGGATATAAGGATATACTTTATTTACCCCACAATTGGGGGATTATGGTAGccgtgcagatacaaaaagtccacaaaagtaAACGTTAAATGAAAACAAGAGGGGAACATTAAAGAAGAGAAAGGGCGTACAAGACTTTAAAAGACCACAAAGCTGAGGCAACCAGCTGCAGCGGCGccgtttctacatacagctacaaaagtggaACACAACGAAAACCCCAAAAatgagcaataaataatacatattgcacacatacttagacttagacttagaaaaacttaaaTGATCCACAAGGTAAAttgttctacacagtagctcagttacaaaggatagaaaggataatgcacacaatggcactaaaagagggcgaaaacaaaaggtataaagtagacaaaaaatttaccatagtagcaatataacatatatgtaatatttacatattatatatacactatataatatataatgatatattatattatattattatataatatatacaatatataacaaatcccaattaccatgtaaaatattacagtatatgtaacagctgcagcaaaaaaaagggcaacATAAAATAAAGAGTTTATAATTTAATAAGTTAATAAATTGATTGCACCATGCATcgacaaacaacaaaacataacaaaacaaaaaaacaccatttTAAGAAACACTTACGGTACACCGCAATGGCCAAGAGCGCAGACtccatcctaggctgcccactagctctcggccAACGTCCAGTCCGCGCGGATGAGCGGGAATCCATCCAGGGAGACCGAACTGTCATTTAGCCAGAGGCTCCATGAAGCTTGTTCATCCCGACACTCTATTTATTAATACTCTGCActtttttgtatatatgtattaatagctatttttaaaaacagcatgCTTAACAGGAgtaaagttaaaaataaaaaaattgaagtgaAAAACACGCATTAAAATAATTTAACTAGTATATACATGGGTAAGAAATAAAAcaaggattaaaaaaaatcaagaacATATGTAAAAACAACACATGGTaagtaataacaaaaaaaaatgtcaccaatGTCTCAAAACACAAGTGTacacatttacaataaaaatgcaaaaaaaaattatcatttaactaatctttatttatttagcacttttcaggcaagtggcaacacaaactgcatgacaaaaaaaaagaaaaagaaagaagagaaaaaaacacagacgattgaggaaaaacgccacctttgaggcgtccacacgGGAGAACAACTAATTAACGCCATctaaaaatagtacaaaacatacttttaaatatatgtaaaaaaatactaaataaataatacattaataaatgaataaaacctTCTATTGAGAGAATAACAGtagtaataatataaataattaaagtggaaaataacagaataaaaataaaaaaacctaagAAGAGCGAAAAAATGAATAAAAGatgtatgccttttttttttttccaatattttgtgtgtttgccattaaaagacaggactttctttcacaaaaagtgcatacaacattaaaaaaaaattaaaaaatgctaattttatatggacagatagatctgaagttgatctagagcacaggtgtcaaactcaaggcccaggggccaacattttaaaaatattaattttcaaCAGTTTTATGAGTCggaggggcccttttggatccctaagattttttattttttttagacatttatgtatttattttcagaCAGGAATTGTCAGAATAcatcaaatgttttttgttttttttaccccagCAAGTAAActgaacataaataaataaatgaaggaTCCCgtaaattttagtgggattatgttttttttgctcaaaaaataataattaatcaaaaccaATGTTATTAGATTATTGTACCTATTTAGGCTCAAATCATATAGGGTAGGGCTTTCTtttacaaaaagtgcataaaacataaaaaataaaataaaaaaaatgctaattttATATGGACActttgatctgaagttgatctagagcacagatgtcaaactcaaggcccaggggccaattctggcccaccacattgttttatgtggcccgcaaaaaccTGGAGGTAAATTGCACTATTAAAGCActtcatcttttcttactaaatgtattcgttctttcaattttgacagaaaaattgcaTACGATGAATGCAATTGCATGTTTTTTAAACTTGAGAACAATCTGAACATGCAAAAACATATTGTATAAACACGGGGGTGTCCAAAAGCACAAATTATTATCTGACTGTCAATATGGGTTCCGACAAAATAGGTCAACTTCATTAGCTTTAAGTGATTTAATGGAGAACATTACTAATGGTATCGAGAAGAACAAATTTGTTATAGGAATTTTTATTGACCTGCAAAAGGCTTTCGATACCATTGGCCAccagattttggtaaataaactggaaaactatggcataaggggagtggcagggaaatggctgaagagctacttgaatgagagacagcagattgttcagatcgaccaacatcaatctacactcatgaacataacctgtggagtcccccaggggtcgaTACTGGgacccacactatttataatgtatatccacgaaatatgtaaagtatcaacactgctgaagttcatcctctttgctgacgatacaaccattacatgtgcaggtgacgACGTGAGgcaacttctggcctctgtaactgaggagatgataaagttaaaaacttggtttaataccaacaaattgtctctgaatttaaagaagaccaaaatcatgctctttagcaatcgcaaaagtaatatacccatcaggattgttattgatgatacaccaatagaatATGTTCAACAAAATACATTCTTAGGAGTGGTAAAAGATGAAAATATctcatggaagcctcatataaattacctgaggacaaaagttgctaaatgtgttggaatgatgaggagatcaagtcatttattgaacaccaatgctctgctgttattgtatcactattttaaactattgtgttgaagtctggggaaattgttataaatcccatctacagcctttagtcactctgcagaaaaaggccattaggattgggtccaatgttcactacagacatcattcaaatccactattcatggagttaaagcaacttaaatgcctactgaaacccactactaccgaccacgcagtctgatagtttatatatcaatgatgaaatcttaacattgcaacacatgccaatacggccgggttaacttataaagtgcaattttaaatttcccggggaacttccggttgaaaacgtctacgtatgatgacgtatgcgcgtgacgtcaagggttgaagccgaagtattcggacacattgtatcccaatacaaacagctctgttttcattgcaaaattccacagtattctggacatctgtgttggtgaatcttttgcaatttgtttaatgaacaatggagactgcaaagaagaaagctgtaggtgggatcggtgtattagcggctggctgcagcaacacaaccaggaggactttgagttggatagcagacgctagccgccgaccgcatcgatgatcgggtgaagtccttcgtcgcgccgtcgatcgctggaacgcagttgagcacgggtgttgatgagcagatgagggctggcgtaggtggagcgctaatgtttttatcatagctctgacgaggtcccgtagctaagttagcttcaatggcgtcgttagcaacagcattggtaggcttcgacaggcggcacagcattaaccgtgtagttacaggtccagtgtttggttcggtgtctcctgatagtagtatttttgatcttttgtctatccttccagtcaggggcttatttcttttgtttctatctgcatttaagcatgatgctatcacgttagctcagtagctaaagtgctgcatcgatgtattgtcgtggagataaaagtcactgtgaatgtccatttcgcaatctcgactctcattttcaagaggatatagtatccgaggtggtttaaaatacaaatccgtgatccacaatagaaaaaggagaaagtgtggaatccaatgagtccttttacctaagttacggtcagagcgaaaaaaaatacgtcctgcactgcactctagtccttcactctcacgttcctcatccacaaatctttcatcctcgctcaaattaatggggtaatcgtcgctttctcggtccgaatcgctctcgctgctggtgtaaacaatggggaaatgtgagaagctcttcaacctgcgacgtcacgctatttctggtacaggcaaggcttttttttatcagcgaccaaaagttgcgaacttcatcgtcgatgttctctactaaatcctttcagcaaaaatatggcaatatcgcgaaataatcaagtatgacacatagaatggatctgctatccccgttcaaataaaaacatttcatttccgtAGCCCATTAAACTGCACGATGTGATcaactttaaaactgctcaaattatgtttagggcatcccaaaactctctaccatccaatatacagaacctattccaggatagagatgctcaccaaAGTTACAGTCTAAagggaaacaacaaattatatttgcctaaatttagaacaactttaaaattaatgtgcatttcagtgcgtggagtcagtctgtggaacaacttagaggacgagttaaaaacctgttctaacatgattaaatTTAatagactgtttaaaaaagaagtacgaggaggaaagagagtgatgccctcagcacagagcgatgggagagaggtgtatggtcagggagtgtttgggcctgtgtgtgtgtgtatgtgtgtgtgtgtgtgtgttttgtctcgtcttgtcttgtctcgTAGTAAcagtattgttagtgtacaggagcttttcttgtttttgtttgtatagtattgttcttgtattatattgtttatgttaaatgtggaatgagtgagaggggttgggatattataagcatctgcttcatccaaccccttttcaagccttgcataaatgtctctgccaaaatgtaaaaaaaaaaaagatgtgtttttgtactgtgcaggtttgaaataaatacttcaattcaattcaattcaatattgttgaataaaacaataatagtaaaattgtaaatgaaaaaaaaaggcaaaaatatataatgtaatgcaaaaaactgtaataatagcaataaataaaaaataaaataagacaataaaaataaaaacctaagAAGAAAAAggtgggtctttttttttttttttaatcaacgtTTTTGTTATTGAACCTTTCCCTGCAAAGCTCTTTGTCCCTGCAATGACTCGGTGTGTCCTGCTAGGGGGCAGCGTTGAGCCAACAAGCGTCTGCAGAGAGCAGGCGATCTTGCCTCCAATTGTCTCAGCCCAACGTCATGGAAATAGTTACTTTGTGTCGGGGCTCGGAGGAGGAAGGCTGCACAAACAATACCGGCTCGCCTAACGGCATGGTGCGGAGCGGGAAgacggttgtttttttttttggtttgaaaagCACCGAGCGAAGATGCGCAGGAAACCTGCTTTGTGAGGAAGTTTGGGTAGTCTGAActctgaaggaaggaaggaaggaaggagctgCATTCTCACCATGCAGACGCATACCACCAACACTTGGGATTATTTGCACCCAGGACCATTTCCAGGATCTGTAATGTGACCAAAGTGTGAGGATTTGCTGCACAGGATTATCCAAAACCCCTCCTACATCTGTAAAACCGGTTTTAAAACTGGCTTGGAACTGATTGAAACCTGTTTTTTATTTAGTGCATGTCTTAAAACTCAAGGGTTTTTGTGCATCAATGGGCTAGGAGTCTCTTTAGATGTGTTTTGAGCACACCCCCCAAGTCCAACCTAAAGCATTGAACTCTTCCAGACTGATGATGATGCAGCTGCACACCTGATCCATGTAACGTGAGATGAGTTGAAATATGAACTTCTAGATGTTTCCGACACAGCTGCTAGGCACCACGTGCGTGTAGgatatatttgtttttgttatttcgtCTGAACCGGGGGAGTCGAGATGTCGGCCAAAGCCAAAGCCAAAGCCCTCTACACGTTCCAAAGTGAAAACAAAGAGGAGATCAGCATCCAGGAGAACGAGGAACTGGTCATCTTCGACGAGAACTCGGTGGATGGTTGGTTCCAGGGCGAGAACAGCCGAGGGGAGCGGGGTCTCTTCCCGGCGTCGTACGTGGAAATCATCCGCACGCGCTCCAACTCCAACGTGACGGATTGTTCCATCAGCCCGGCGGGTTCCTTGGGGAACGACTCCTACTACCTGCCGTCCACCCCCAACGTCGCCCAGCAGAGTTTCTACGACGATGACGACGACGACTGGGACGACTGGGACGACCGCTCCACGGTGGTGGACGACGCCGATCACCCCCGGGGCCCCGGCGCCAATGGCCACCCCAACCAGAGCCCGCTGTCCAACAACCCCAACGTGCACTACCGCGCCAAGCCGCCCATGGAGAGGCAAGACAGCATCTCCAGCGCCAGGAAGGGCAGCATGGTCGGCCGCAACTTGAACCGCTTCTCCAGCTTTGTGCGCTCCGGGGTGGAGGCCTTCGTGCTGGGGGACGTGCCCATGATGGCCAAGATCGCCGAGGCCTACACCATCGAGATGGCGCCCCCTGGACCCTGCTGGAAGGACAGCCCTCAGCCTTTCACCTGCTCCATCGAAGACCCCACGAAGCAGACCAAGTTTAAGGGCATCAAGACGTACATTTCTTACCGAGTGACGCCGAGCCACACCGGACACCCCGTGTACCGGCGCTACAAGCACTTTGACTGGCTCTACAACCGCCTGCTGCACAAGTTCACCGTTATCTCGGTGCCTCATCTGCCGGAGAAGCAAGCCACGGGGCGATTCGAGGAGGACTTTATCGAGAAGCGCAAGAGGCGGCTGATCCTGTGGATGAACCACATGACCAGCCACCCGGTCCTCTCCCAGTACGAAGGCTTCGAGCACTTCCTCATGTGTGCCGACGACAAGCAATGGAAGCTGGGAAAGAGGCGGGCGGAGAAGGACGAGATGGTGGGAGCGCACTTCATGCTCACCCTGCAGATCCCCAACGAGCACCAGGACCTGCAGGACGTGGAGGAGCGGGTGGACACCTTCAAGGCCTTCACCAAGAAGATGGACGACAGCGTCATGCAGCTAACTCACGTCACCTCGGAGCTGGTCCGCAAGCACCTGGGCGGCTTCAGGAAAGAGTTCCAGCGGCTCGGCAACGCCTTCCAGTCCATCAGCCAGTCCTTCACGCTAGACCCGCCGCACAGCTCCGAGGCCCTCAACAACGCCATCTCCCACACGGGGCGCACATACGAGAACATCGGGGAGCTGTTCGCCGAGCAGCCGAAGTTCGACCTCTTCCACATGCTGGACACGCTGTCGCTCTACCAAGGCCTGCTCGCCAACTTCCCCGACATTATTCATCTACAGAAAGGTAATCCCATGTTTTCAGTTTTTAAGACTACACTTGT
Protein-coding sequences here:
- the snx33 gene encoding sorting nexin-33; this encodes MSAKAKAKALYTFQSENKEEISIQENEELVIFDENSVDGWFQGENSRGERGLFPASYVEIIRTRSNSNVTDCSISPAGSLGNDSYYLPSTPNVAQQSFYDDDDDDWDDWDDRSTVVDDADHPRGPGANGHPNQSPLSNNPNVHYRAKPPMERQDSISSARKGSMVGRNLNRFSSFVRSGVEAFVLGDVPMMAKIAEAYTIEMAPPGPCWKDSPQPFTCSIEDPTKQTKFKGIKTYISYRVTPSHTGHPVYRRYKHFDWLYNRLLHKFTVISVPHLPEKQATGRFEEDFIEKRKRRLILWMNHMTSHPVLSQYEGFEHFLMCADDKQWKLGKRRAEKDEMVGAHFMLTLQIPNEHQDLQDVEERVDTFKAFTKKMDDSVMQLTHVTSELVRKHLGGFRKEFQRLGNAFQSISQSFTLDPPHSSEALNNAISHTGRTYENIGELFAEQPKFDLFHMLDTLSLYQGLLANFPDIIHLQKGAFAKVKESQRMTDEGKMDQDEADGIRKRCRTVGFALQAEMSHFHRQREVDFKDMMQAYLREQIAFYQRVVQQLERSLRMYECL